Part of the Spinacia oleracea cultivar Varoflay chromosome 5, BTI_SOV_V1, whole genome shotgun sequence genome, ACCAGACAAGATACTCCCATGTCCTAGATGCAATAGCATGGACACGAAATTCTGCTACTACAATAACTACAATGTCAACCAACCTCGACACTTTTGTAAGAGCTGTCAGAGGTACTGGACTGCTGGTGGTACTATGAGGAATGTTCCGGTAGGTGCAGGAAGACGGAAGAACAAGAGCTCTGCACCACGATACTGCCACATCACGGTTTCCGAGGCTCTCCAAGCAGCTCGTCTTGATGGCCCGAATGGGATACACCACCCGGGCTTGAAACCCAATGGAACAGTTTTGACCTTTGGACCAGATAACCCCCTTTGTGATTCAATGCTTAACATTGGTGATAAGAAAGTTTTGAATGGAACCAATGCCACTACTACTAGGAATGGGTTTCATGACATCGACCAAGTTGTTCGTAGGAGTAAGGAAAACGGGGATGATCGATCATGTGGATCAACGGTCACCACGACGAGTTCAATGGATGATAAAGCAAAGGCGGGCCCACAGCAGAACTTGAATGGGTTCACGAATCAAATGCCGTGTTATCAATGGCCTTATGTTTGGAATCCGGCAGTTCCTGTACCACCATTTTGCCCTTCAGCTTTCCCCCCTATGCCATTTTACCCGCCTCCTTATTGGAATGGTGCAATGCCATGGAACTTTCCTTGGAACTTTCCTACCCAAAGTAGCCCAGGATCCAACTCGAATTCACCTACTCTTGGGAAACATACTAGGGATGGAGAAATGGTTAACCAAAGTGAAAATGAAAGGAGTTTAGGAACGTCTACTGTTTTAGTACCGAAAACATTGAGAATTGATGACCCAGATGAGGCTGCCAAGAGTTCTATATGGACTACACTTGGGATTAAGAAGGGTGATTCTAAAAGTAAAGGAGGAGGTTTCTTCAATAGCTTACAACAGTCCAAGAAGGTTGTGGATAATTCGAATTCACACAATATTATGGATGCTTCTCCTGAATTACAGGCTAACCCTGCAGCTTTACAACGATCGATGAACTTCCAAGAGAGTGCTTGAAGgtgaaaaataagtgaaactCAATTGAAGGAGATGAGTTTTCAGAAATTTCACCAGCAGTTCAGCACATATGGCTCGGAATATTTGTTGATGAGCCTTTTTTATAGATATATTAGTGATCATGAACCAGGAAACCGAAAGGAGGGAAAGATTTTCAAATTAGGGGTAGGGTTGGAGCAGAAGCAGCAGCAACCAGATGTAATACCATGGTCTTGTAGAATTATTCAGTGTTTAAATTTCTTGTCTGTAATTCTGTAAATAACCTCTTTTTGGAAGTGTTCTGAGATATAAATAGAGTGGGTGTGACAGATACATTTAGCTATACTTAGGCCTGTTATTGTTTGTAATATATTCAATCCAATAATGGAAAAATGCCTTTGTTTCACTCATTTACACCTTTCAGATGTTTCTCAAGTGCCACATCAACAGATTTCATTACTGATCAACCTCTGCCCTTTCTTCAGAAAAGTCCTGTAATTTTTCAGTAAGATTTAATGAAAAATCTGATGAATATGAGAGCTTCTTTCAATCTTTGTAAATATTGTAAATAGATTATTATCCAGAAAGAAAATAATGAAAATCTAAAGAGATTTAAGCAGCCAATAAACGTAACAGCAAGTACTGGGAGATTGAGAGAGTACTCTGAGTTACAGGTGTGTAAAGAGGTTGGACAGTCTGTTGATAGCTGCCAATCAAAATAGGATGTTAACTGGTTGAGTCCTTTTTGCAGGGTTTTGCTATCTGTCTATCTGACATATTATGGCCCCAGCTTACAGGAGTAAAGATACTTTGAAAGATATACTCATTTGCATCTCTAAAAAATTGTCCCATTTCACTTTTCACCGTCTCCAACACACGAATTAATCTTAAATATCTCTAATTCAACACGCGTAAAATTGAAGACCCCATATGACTGTTATTTCTTATAGACTAATGAGAAATAGTGGTTAAAGTTTAAACCATAATATTATAATGGGATAATCTTTTAGGGACAGAGAGAGTAGGCTATTTTGTTTAAGAGTCGAGTTAAATTGGGGATCAGACAATCTTTAAGGAGCAGAGAGAGTAGTCGCTTAACACTTTACCTCTTCACTTCAATTCAAACATTAAATATGTAAAGGAAAATTTTGTCCATTTTTATATTTTCAATATTAGCCACCTAATATAAATAAGATAAGACTGAcatgtttttgtcaaaaaaagaaattttatgtttttgtattttcttcacCTATCATTTTCTTTCTCTATCTTCATTCATTAGATGAAGATAAAAATGTTATTTTGGTAAATATTACACCCCTAATGTCATTTGAATTGTTAGATTTTTAAAACGTTACCGCATATTTTGGTATATATTGCGTATGAATAATGGctatataataatatatatttgtTCTTAAAGAATATATATTGTTGCAAACTCCATTCAAATTTGTGATTTCCTTAGCAAAATTTTGTACGATAGAATCTTATTACAAATTTTAAGATCTCACAACAAGTTAATGGAAGAAGGTATTTTTTAAAGCTTGTCATTAGTATTTTCTTTCCCGGTGTAAATGTAGGAGAAATGTCATACGATTATTAgataaaacaaaaagaaactcgTAAAAGAAAATGTGAATCATGAAAAACCTCGCAACATTTACACATGTGTTACATTTCCTACCATGTTTATACTTTGATTTAATTAAGATACAAATACGATTGCCCATCCAAAAACCATGTGAGCAAAACTAGTCAATAACTTAATAGCGTATATAATCAGAAAATAGTCAAATAGATAAGGGTATCATGGTTTCCCTAAAATCTTGAAAGTATGATTTGTCATATCCAATCCCTTGTGTCTTCATTCAAGCCAAAAGATTAAGATTATTATTCATTCAACCATGAAATTGATGAATATTCCTATGCAAAAATTGTGAGGCAAGGATATGATATGCCAAATTAAAGTGGTGAATTGGGTATGTGACCCAAATTAAAAAACACAGAGATATTTTTCCAAGTGTAGGCAAATGTAAGCCACAATTTGGGATTAAAAATATTGTGTAGTGGGTCCCAAGCACATAACTTATTCATAAGTGCTTTGGCTTTTCTTTAGCTTTCTTTCACTTTCTCCTTTTTCTCTTgcctttttaattattttttaaaaatttccttttctccttttttctattggcttttatttatttatttatttatttatatattgccTTCTTAATTACTTTTTATGTGGAAAATGTGCCCTCTCGCTATCATGGATATATCATATGTCCACtcactttttctttttctttttcttttttagttttttttttatgtctATGTATAGTTTTTCTTCCCTTTCTTTTTGTGCATTTTTGCTTGGAAGTTTTCCTAGTACTTGATTGAGGGAGAAAGTTCAAGAAACTTGAAAGAAAATATCTGCATTGACaaattgtgttttttttgtCCTTTCTACATTTGATCTATcttattttttcatttaaaaaaaaaattgaagaaaaaaaaaaatcatatttccCAAATATATTATACGAATATAAGAAAATAGGTGGTTATAACCAATATAACTCACTGATTGGAGTTTAAGTGAGTAACTGTTTCACAAATATCGAAAACACATCGAGTTTATCtttcaaatttaattaattttcagatttatccTAAAGATTTGGCAAACACTAACATATAACAGTCTAAAACGCTAAGTAGTTTTTCTTGGCTTGATTAAATTAAAGCCTAATAGCGTCTATAGAtacgtttaaaaaaaaaatactccgtaaGAAAGGATATAATTTtgttaaaagaaaaagaagaggaaGTACTCCGTAAATATCGGATAATAAGATGAAGGAAAAATACGTGATGTGTTAAAAGAAGAAAGAGTAATATTTGCAAAAACAATCTTTAAATGGAATTCAAGAAACAATCTCTGAATTAATTTTGCAAGTGTGAATTCAATCTTTTACAAATTCATGCTCTATATACACAACGTTTGATAGGTGCCACTGCCAGATAACGATAATCTCCTAGTGAATACTTAACTAACCTAATGACCATTATTCCATTACAAACATAAAACTTTAGAACCTCTTGGTCATAACCTCGATTCACACTTGTTACATAATTTTACATCCACCTGAATCTTCTCCTCTACGAACATTACCAAACGCGGACAATTCAAAGAGGTCCATGTCACGGCCTGCAAATTGGTTCCAGAAACAGTAACATTTGATGAAGTTTCAGTCATTTACTTAACATGATTCAGCCTAGTACTATTAAAATTCAGAGCAATGTACAATTAGAGTTTTACAAATATCAGctgaaaatccaaaaatataaaaacatCAAGTAGGATAGAAGAAAGACCATCTATCTGCTCACAAATTGATAAATGACACATTCATAATGCAAATTGATTGCAGACAGTGAAATACCTGAAACTCGGCAATAGGAACTTCTTTTAATCAGATCTGCTCTGGATATGTCAGTACGATTCCCTTTTGAGCGATTAACAGTAGCCTGACACGATAAATACACGATCAATGTGGTAAGTGATAGTGAGAAGATTATGAGAACTAAAATTCTGaagaactcatttcaacttTCAAACACGGGGAAGTGCCTAAGTGGAGGGAAAACAAGTTCAAAGGGTGCATGAATTATGAAAGGAAAGTGACGTGATAAGCAGCCACCAGAACCTTCATTCTTTCATCAACAACATGCACACAAAACAAACTAAGACTCACCATTGATGGAGCTGTCACACTGAATTTATGGGAAGGACTAACCAGTATGACCCTTCAATGTCTTTCTTTCTGAATCCATGCAAGTTGGCCACAGTTTAATGTTAATATCACAGATGAAGGTTAAGAACGAACCGCACCAAAAGTTCACTTCTGAAGGCTTATTTCCTTAATCCAAAGGTACATACTCCCCCTTGTCCGGAAATAGTAGACACttttgaaaatataaatattatttaggATGTCAGGGAGAAAGGTGTCACATTTCCTAAAATAGTAATTGCTTGAAATACTTCTCTATCTAGAGTTGGGAAGTCTTTGAGCAAGTTCTTATGTCATTAAATTAAATTGTTTACATGTAATATGCCTCGATCCATACCCAAACACCTAACAAGTAGATTTGAGTAGCATAGTCTCAACTCTCAACTCTCAACTCTCAACTCTCAACTCTCAACTCTCAACTCTCAACTCTCATCTCTCATTTTTGCTTCATTGGTGCCAAATCCCTATTTCAGATTTCCAGGGGTTACTGTCCGGTCAACCAACTTCGTGGTTACATGACGTTCTGCTCATCAGATTTACAGGATAATCTAAGCACACACAGTTTTCAGACGTGTAATTACTAAAAGGGGGAAAACTAATGCACGCATATTATGTGCAACACAAGATTGGAAGATGTAAGAAAAATGCAATGACATTTCCATATACACATGATTAGACAAAGGTAAATACATGTAAGTTCCATACGCACAGGATAAGAGTACCTGTAAAACTTGACAATTCTCCAACGTACTCTTCCCCCCCTGAAAATAAAAGCATCTGATAAGAAAAAAATCCcatatagaaaatgaaaaataaaatgtaGCTCGTAATAAAATCACCCCTGCTGCCAAATACTCCGTGTTAACGATATCTCccaaataaataacaaagatCAATTATTGCCTTTATTGGTATTCAAGATAAGAAATAGATAATAAGGCCTGTTCACAATTGAAAAGGTAGTACTAAAGGATGCACCAATCAAGAAATACCCTGCCCAGTTAAGGTAAGCTTAGGCCGGAAATAATACCTGCAATTATTTAGTACAGAAAAACTCAAACTAGTCACTCGCTATAACTGCCTAAAAGTACCGTACACAAACACTTGAAAAAAATAAGATTGTGGACAGTGCTACGGCATTGGAGAGTCATCAGAGAGGAGTACACTTTTAAGTTCCAATCAACGATTTAGACCAATAtcagaaattaaattaaaaactagTTTTCACTATAGTCACTGGAATCTCTAGATATAAAGTGCAATAGTCTTTGCAAAGTCTCCCAGAGTCCCCGCACCCCCTCCCAACACACACAAATGACCTGTAAATAGGCTACTGCCACACATATGGTCACACTTTTGAAAAATTATTGCACTACTGAAGATCGTTACAaactcaacaaaattttaaaatttaaacatTGGGTGGTATTCGAAATAACTTGGTGACTTGATGTTCTAGAGCATGTAACCTTTTTAAAATTAGGAGAAGTATAAGGTAATCTTACTGTGCATCCACTGCTCCTTAATCCTCAGGAAGCAGTGAAGCACTATGGCTGGGTAAGAATAACACAATGCGACAGAAAAATTCAGTTGATAAAGATATACCTAATAATCAACTTATTACTATTTCTGAGTTTTGATGTTACATCAAGTCTATTTTGGCTAAAAATGTTGGCTTAATTATGATTGTCTATACGAAGTGCTAAGCATCAATATGAGGGGTAAGTGCACTTTAGAAAGTAGCATTATAACTAAGTCGTAATGTAGCTTGAAGAGGAAGATAGTTAGTTGTTAGAGTAGTAGCTCGATCTATATATAAGGAAAATCAATGAGAAAAATCATGTTGAAGATTGATAAGAGTAAAGAGGCATTATAACTTTGGAGAGCACAAACCTCACAAATGTTGGCTAGGTTAGTAATAGGTTTTCCCTAATTTCTACATTAATTCTACTTAACCTCTTCTTAAGTTCTACTGTTCTAGTAAGAGATTAGCTAAGGATCATCTTGATCATAGCACAATATTTGATTCGCGTAGATGTCTAGAAAGCCAGAGATTTGAGAAGTCGTGCTGCCGGAGATTCGAGAAGTGGATGATCCCTTTGGATTTGAAGTTTTTCAAATGAAACTGATACAAAATGATGTCAAAGTAACAGGCTAAACTCCATTTGTATGTTCCATTTGCAACAAATGTTTTGGATGTGTTGAATGAAATTGATAAGGTGACTCCCGGGAGCTTGAGTTTGTTTAGTTCAGGCAAAGGGTTGAAAGGCTACCATGTTCACCCAATATTGCATTTCTCACTGTGCCATTTTATTATCGTCATCTTTAGGATCAACATAATTTTGCTAGCCTCGACATTTTCATTTGTTAGGTTGGAGTTCAGAGGTTTACAATTGTCGTCTTTAGTTCGTAGTACAAATTTCTTGACTAACCTTATGCACAACCTTTGATGCCAATGAAACATAAGATGGCCTTTTCCCATACCTAGACGTACCACTATAACATTGTATCGTACGATGGGTACATAATCTCTTATAAGATGGAGATCATTTATGAATTGAGCTAAATAGACAATGGACTCTAGCTGACTACAATTCTGTAATGCCTGTGAATACATGATCCCTCATTTCATTTTTTACTCATTGCAAATGATCTTCAagatttccctcaaaattccaCCTAACCGTGTGGGGTGCTAGGTCAACCTTATATCCTCTTTTACTCCTTTCATACAGTTCATAACTCTCCTTAGATTCAGCAAGGATGAATTGATAAGCTATTAGATAACTAAAAGAAACAAAATATACATAATGAATGTCAATAAAACGAAATCACAATAAACCCCCAATACGTTTCCATATACAATCATAACAACTTTTCTAGTTTGATTTCAATTCTCGTTTTATTTGAACCTTTAATTAACTTTGACTATTTTTTCAACCTTTCCTAGTCTTATTTACCACTTTGAGATAaaccattcataaacaccaGCAACTCACCAAAACTCCCTAGATAATTTTTT contains:
- the LOC110799461 gene encoding cyclic dof factor 3; amino-acid sequence: MMDPAIKLFGKTIPVIGDEESPRYESTNESSNSELHDVDDKDFTEDKMEIIQSDDPAPPSEEDSTNPQITSNTDDNDNDKASDSEEMDEKDSNDQKNSQQKTLKKPDKILPCPRCNSMDTKFCYYNNYNVNQPRHFCKSCQRYWTAGGTMRNVPVGAGRRKNKSSAPRYCHITVSEALQAARLDGPNGIHHPGLKPNGTVLTFGPDNPLCDSMLNIGDKKVLNGTNATTTRNGFHDIDQVVRRSKENGDDRSCGSTVTTTSSMDDKAKAGPQQNLNGFTNQMPCYQWPYVWNPAVPVPPFCPSAFPPMPFYPPPYWNGAMPWNFPWNFPTQSSPGSNSNSPTLGKHTRDGEMVNQSENERSLGTSTVLVPKTLRIDDPDEAAKSSIWTTLGIKKGDSKSKGGGFFNSLQQSKKVVDNSNSHNIMDASPELQANPAALQRSMNFQESA